The Terriglobus sp. TAA 43 sequence TGACATCTCTCCTTCTTCGATCAACTGCGGCAATGGTTCGCGAAAGATCCGCGCTGCCGCTGCAATGGCTTCCGTAGGCAACATCACAGAACCCTGCGGGCGTTTCTCTTCGCTGAACACACCGTCCCGCAGCGGCGAGTAATACACTGCACGCTTCCGCAGGGACTCACCGCTCAACGCACAGCGCCCAAGGTCCGGCATCCATCCCAGCAAACGCGTGATCCAAAGCGCAAAGTACGTTGCTGAAACTGCCGTTGTGCCTCGTCGCAACATGGGCGCAACAGTCACCGCCAGGCGAAACACATCATCTTCGGGCGCATGATCCGGCAATGCGCCTTCCAGAATCTCTGCCAGAAACGCCAGCCCTGCGGCGCGCGTGTAATCCACCGGCTCTCTCAAGGGTGACCACACAATCTCAAGCCGCTCCAGCCGCACCACGTCCTGCTTGGGACGCTCCACCCACGCTGCCTGTACCTGCGTCATGGGCTCAAGCGCCCCACCAAATCGTCGGCGAGACTTCATGGCATGCCGCGCCACGCCGCGCACCACGCCTTGCTCGCGCGTGAAGAACGCAACCATCAGGTCCGCCTCGGCAAACGGCCACGTGCGAAGAACGATCGCCTCGGATTGATGTGCGGTAGGCACTCATCTCATTGTGCCGCAAACGCAAGAACGCGCAGCCGAAGCTGCGCGTCCTGAAACCATTTGCAATGAAAGCTTAGCGACCGTAGTGGTCAGCAGCCTTCTGTGCGAAGTCTACCCACTTGTCGGGCAGATCGTCCGCTGCGTAAATCGCGCTCACCGGGCAGACCGGGACGCATGCGCCGCAATCGATGCACTCCACCGGATCGATGAAGAGCTGTTCGTTGCCGTCGTAGCCATCCTCGCCCTTCTTGGGGTGAATGCAATCTACCGGGCAGGCATCGGCGCAGGCCGTGTCCTTCGTTCCGATACAGGGTTCTGCGATGACGTATGCCATGGTGGGTGAATCCTTTCCAAACAACTAAAATGTGGCCCGCGGCTGTTCCCTCAAACAGGTTATTGGGCTTCGAAAAGATAATAACAGTTGTGGAAATCGGACTTTTGCGGACGGATATCCAACCGAGCTATCGTTCCGCCGCGGCAGCCTCGTCCCGACGCTTCTTAAACTCTTCTGGCGTGGGAATTGGCGACACATTACGCCCCGCGAACATGTCCGCAAATAGCGTACGCATCTCCTTCGCAATCTTGCCGTTCGTGGCCAACACCTCGTGTGAATCCAGCCGGAATTGCGATCCATCAAACCGCGTAATCTCGCCGCCCGCCTCGGTCACGAGCAGCGAACCCGCCGCCGTATCCCACGGATTCAGGTTGAACTCCCAGAAGCCTTCCAGGCGACCGCACGCCACATAGGCGAGGTCGACCGCCGCAGCGCCTGCTCGCCGCACGCCATGCGACCGCAGTGTGAACTCCTGGTAGAAGTGAATGTTCGGGCTCTCATGCCGCTTACGCGAAGGAAAGCCCGTTGCAATCAGAGACTCCTGCAGCATCG is a genomic window containing:
- the recO gene encoding DNA repair protein RecO codes for the protein MPTAHQSEAIVLRTWPFAEADLMVAFFTREQGVVRGVARHAMKSRRRFGGALEPMTQVQAAWVERPKQDVVRLERLEIVWSPLREPVDYTRAAGLAFLAEILEGALPDHAPEDDVFRLAVTVAPMLRRGTTAVSATYFALWITRLLGWMPDLGRCALSGESLRKRAVYYSPLRDGVFSEEKRPQGSVMLPTEAIAAAARIFREPLPQLIEEGEMSRAALQQLRRFAVSTLERHLEERLKSARVLATL
- a CDS encoding ferredoxin family protein, with the protein product MAYVIAEPCIGTKDTACADACPVDCIHPKKGEDGYDGNEQLFIDPVECIDCGACVPVCPVSAIYAADDLPDKWVDFAQKAADHYGR